From a region of the Sphaerodactylus townsendi isolate TG3544 linkage group LG09, MPM_Stown_v2.3, whole genome shotgun sequence genome:
- the FZD6 gene encoding frizzled-6 isoform X2 translates to MGILVYLLTWSLILKLICGHSPFTCEPITVPRCSEMAYNMTYFPNIMGHYDQDTADRRMVAFVPLLNIPCSPDVRTFLCKAFVPSCVGNNHVLHPCRSLCERVYSDCKQQMDTFGILWPDDLKCDSLPDCDDTVPVTASPPMRTSGTRKAPGQPRRDYGFWCPRHLQTSSGQGYKFLGTDQCAPPCPNMYFNDHELDVAKSFIGIVSIFCLCATLFTFLTFLIDVKRFRYPERPIIYYSVCCSVVSLVYFLGFILGNHMACNKGDKKLRIGETVVLGSQNKGCTIVFMALYFFTMAGTVWWVILTVTWFLAAGRKWSCEAIEQKAMWFHAIAWGMPGFLTVMLLAMNKVEGDNISGVCFVGLYDLDASRYFVLLPLCLCVIVGLSLLLAGIISLNHVRQVIQNDGRNQEKLKKFMIRIGVFSGLYLVPLVMLLGCYIYEQVYRKTWETTWVADHCDEFHIPCPYQVKMLKRPEIILFLMKYLMTLIVGISPVFWIGSKKTCSEWASFFNRNRKRDPISESRRVLQESCEFFLKHNSKAKHKKKHYKSSSHKLKVISKSMGTSTGVTTNHGTSAVAIANHDYLSQETFTEIKSLPETSGREMEADGVPSQKGEKEGCAGSEQSALQTSSGSKVALEQDNS, encoded by the exons ATGGGGATCTTAGTATATCTTCTGACTTGGAGTTTAATCTTAAAACTGATATGCGGGCATAGCCCCTTTACATGTGAACCTATAACTGTTCCAAGATGTTCTGAAATGGCCTATAATATGACATATTTCCCAAATATAATGGGACATTATGATCAGGACACGGCAGATAGACGCATGGTG GCATTTGTTCCTCTTTTGAATATTCCGTGCTCTCCTGATGTCCGCACATTTTTATGCAAAGCATTTGTACCTTCCTGTGTGGGAAACAATCATGTGCTCCACCCATGCCGAAGCCTTTGTGAAAGAGTGTACTCGGACTGTAAACAACAGAtggacacttttggaattctgtggCCTGATGATCTTAAATGTGACAG TTTGCCAGATTGTGATGACACCGTTCCTGTCACTGCGTCTCCACCCATGAGGACATCTGGCACTCGGAAGGCTCCAGGACAGCCTAGAAGGGACTATGGTTTTTGGTGTCCACGACACCTGCAAACTTCCAGTGGACAAGGGTACAAATTTTTGGGAACCGATCAGTGTGCGCCTCCATGCCCCAATATGTACTTCAATGATCACGAGCTGGATGTTGCCAAAAGCTTCATTGGGATAGTTTCTATTTTTTGCCTTTGTGCCACCCTCTTCACATTCCTGACATTTTTGATAGACGTTAAACGGTTCCGGTATCCAGAGAGGCCAATAATATATTATTCTGTTTGTTGTAGTGTAGTGTCTCTGGTATACTTCCTTGGATTTATTCTAGGTAATCACATGGCCTGCAATAAGGGAGATAAAAAACTACGAATTGGTGAAACTGTTGTTCTTGGTTCTCAGAACAAGGGCTGCACAATTGTTTTTATGGCTTTGTATTTCTTCACAATGGCAGGAACTGTTTGGTGGGTGATTCTCACAGTTACTTGGTTCCTAGCTGCTGGACGAAAATGGAGCTGTGAAGCTATTGAACAAAAAGCAATGTGGTTTCATGCAATTGCCTGGGGCATGCCTGGCTTTCTCACCGTCATGCTTCTTGCCATGAACAAAGTAGAAGGTGACAATATCAGTGGCGTTTGTTTTGTCGGTCTCTATGACCTGGATGCTTCCCGATACTTTGTTCTGCTGCCCCTGTGCCTTTGTGTCATTGTTGGTCTGTCTCTCCTCTTAGCTGGCATCATTTCCCTCAATCATGTACGGCAGGTCATACAAAATGATGGCAGGAATCAAGAAAAACTAAAGAAATTCATGATTAGAATTGGTGTCTTCAGTGGCTTGTATCTCGTACCACTGGTGATGCTCTTAGGATGTTACATCTATGAGCAGGTATACAGAAAGACCTGGGAAACTACATGGGTCGCTGATCACTGTGATGAATTCCATATACCCTGTCCTTATCAG GTGAAAATGCTAAAGAGAccagaaataattttgtttctgatGAAATATCTGATGACCTTAATTGTTGGCATATCTCCAGTATTCTGGATAGGAAGTAAAAAGACCTGTTCCGAATGGGCAAGTTTCTTCAACAGGAATCGGAAGAGAga TCCAATCAGTGAAAGCCGGAGAGTGCTGCAGGAGTCGTGTGAATTTTTCCTGAAGCACAATTCTAAAGCTAAGCATAAGAAGAAGCACTACAAATCCAGCTCCCATAAACTGAAGGTGATCTCCAAGTCCATGGGGACCAGCACAGGTGTTACCACCAATCACGGAACGTCCGCTGTGGCCATCGCAAACCATGATTATTTAAGCCAAGAGACTTTTACTGAAATCAAGAGCCTTCCGGAAACATCTGGGAGAGAAATGGAAGCAGACGGGGTGCCCAGCcaaaaaggggagaaggaaggatgtgCCGGCAGTGAGCAGAGTGCATTGCAGACGTCATCTGGCTCTAAAGTAGCCTTGGAACAG GACAACTCCTAA
- the FZD6 gene encoding frizzled-6 isoform X1: protein MGILVYLLTWSLILKLICGHSPFTCEPITVPRCSEMAYNMTYFPNIMGHYDQDTADRRMVAFVPLLNIPCSPDVRTFLCKAFVPSCVGNNHVLHPCRSLCERVYSDCKQQMDTFGILWPDDLKCDSLPDCDDTVPVTASPPMRTSGTRKAPGQPRRDYGFWCPRHLQTSSGQGYKFLGTDQCAPPCPNMYFNDHELDVAKSFIGIVSIFCLCATLFTFLTFLIDVKRFRYPERPIIYYSVCCSVVSLVYFLGFILGNHMACNKGDKKLRIGETVVLGSQNKGCTIVFMALYFFTMAGTVWWVILTVTWFLAAGRKWSCEAIEQKAMWFHAIAWGMPGFLTVMLLAMNKVEGDNISGVCFVGLYDLDASRYFVLLPLCLCVIVGLSLLLAGIISLNHVRQVIQNDGRNQEKLKKFMIRIGVFSGLYLVPLVMLLGCYIYEQVYRKTWETTWVADHCDEFHIPCPYQVKMLKRPEIILFLMKYLMTLIVGISPVFWIGSKKTCSEWASFFNRNRKRDPISESRRVLQESCEFFLKHNSKAKHKKKHYKSSSHKLKVISKSMGTSTGVTTNHGTSAVAIANHDYLSQETFTEIKSLPETSGREMEADGVPSQKGEKEGCAGSEQSALQTSSGSKVALEQVGKRRKADSAQDMVSLCGSTRRMAQGRTTPKSDVTEGLPLQVSHPRLDAFQPESAKGSVLLLPHLSSDSRKAPESGNSSNA from the exons ATGGGGATCTTAGTATATCTTCTGACTTGGAGTTTAATCTTAAAACTGATATGCGGGCATAGCCCCTTTACATGTGAACCTATAACTGTTCCAAGATGTTCTGAAATGGCCTATAATATGACATATTTCCCAAATATAATGGGACATTATGATCAGGACACGGCAGATAGACGCATGGTG GCATTTGTTCCTCTTTTGAATATTCCGTGCTCTCCTGATGTCCGCACATTTTTATGCAAAGCATTTGTACCTTCCTGTGTGGGAAACAATCATGTGCTCCACCCATGCCGAAGCCTTTGTGAAAGAGTGTACTCGGACTGTAAACAACAGAtggacacttttggaattctgtggCCTGATGATCTTAAATGTGACAG TTTGCCAGATTGTGATGACACCGTTCCTGTCACTGCGTCTCCACCCATGAGGACATCTGGCACTCGGAAGGCTCCAGGACAGCCTAGAAGGGACTATGGTTTTTGGTGTCCACGACACCTGCAAACTTCCAGTGGACAAGGGTACAAATTTTTGGGAACCGATCAGTGTGCGCCTCCATGCCCCAATATGTACTTCAATGATCACGAGCTGGATGTTGCCAAAAGCTTCATTGGGATAGTTTCTATTTTTTGCCTTTGTGCCACCCTCTTCACATTCCTGACATTTTTGATAGACGTTAAACGGTTCCGGTATCCAGAGAGGCCAATAATATATTATTCTGTTTGTTGTAGTGTAGTGTCTCTGGTATACTTCCTTGGATTTATTCTAGGTAATCACATGGCCTGCAATAAGGGAGATAAAAAACTACGAATTGGTGAAACTGTTGTTCTTGGTTCTCAGAACAAGGGCTGCACAATTGTTTTTATGGCTTTGTATTTCTTCACAATGGCAGGAACTGTTTGGTGGGTGATTCTCACAGTTACTTGGTTCCTAGCTGCTGGACGAAAATGGAGCTGTGAAGCTATTGAACAAAAAGCAATGTGGTTTCATGCAATTGCCTGGGGCATGCCTGGCTTTCTCACCGTCATGCTTCTTGCCATGAACAAAGTAGAAGGTGACAATATCAGTGGCGTTTGTTTTGTCGGTCTCTATGACCTGGATGCTTCCCGATACTTTGTTCTGCTGCCCCTGTGCCTTTGTGTCATTGTTGGTCTGTCTCTCCTCTTAGCTGGCATCATTTCCCTCAATCATGTACGGCAGGTCATACAAAATGATGGCAGGAATCAAGAAAAACTAAAGAAATTCATGATTAGAATTGGTGTCTTCAGTGGCTTGTATCTCGTACCACTGGTGATGCTCTTAGGATGTTACATCTATGAGCAGGTATACAGAAAGACCTGGGAAACTACATGGGTCGCTGATCACTGTGATGAATTCCATATACCCTGTCCTTATCAG GTGAAAATGCTAAAGAGAccagaaataattttgtttctgatGAAATATCTGATGACCTTAATTGTTGGCATATCTCCAGTATTCTGGATAGGAAGTAAAAAGACCTGTTCCGAATGGGCAAGTTTCTTCAACAGGAATCGGAAGAGAga TCCAATCAGTGAAAGCCGGAGAGTGCTGCAGGAGTCGTGTGAATTTTTCCTGAAGCACAATTCTAAAGCTAAGCATAAGAAGAAGCACTACAAATCCAGCTCCCATAAACTGAAGGTGATCTCCAAGTCCATGGGGACCAGCACAGGTGTTACCACCAATCACGGAACGTCCGCTGTGGCCATCGCAAACCATGATTATTTAAGCCAAGAGACTTTTACTGAAATCAAGAGCCTTCCGGAAACATCTGGGAGAGAAATGGAAGCAGACGGGGTGCCCAGCcaaaaaggggagaaggaaggatgtgCCGGCAGTGAGCAGAGTGCATTGCAGACGTCATCTGGCTCTAAAGTAGCCTTGGAACAGgtgggaaagaggaggaaggcAGACAGTGCACAGGATATGGTCAGCTTATGTGGAAGCACAAGGAGGATGGCTCAAGGAAG GACAACTCCTAAAAGTGACGTTACTGAAGGTCTCCCACTTCAAGTCAGTCATCCACGTCTTGATGCTTTCCAGCCAGAGTCTGCCAAGGGTTCAGTCTTGCTACTGCCTCACTTGTCTTCTGATTCCAGAAAAGCTCCAGAGTCTGGTAACAGTTCAAATGCTTAA
- the FZD6 gene encoding frizzled-6 isoform X3: MDTFGILWPDDLKCDSLPDCDDTVPVTASPPMRTSGTRKAPGQPRRDYGFWCPRHLQTSSGQGYKFLGTDQCAPPCPNMYFNDHELDVAKSFIGIVSIFCLCATLFTFLTFLIDVKRFRYPERPIIYYSVCCSVVSLVYFLGFILGNHMACNKGDKKLRIGETVVLGSQNKGCTIVFMALYFFTMAGTVWWVILTVTWFLAAGRKWSCEAIEQKAMWFHAIAWGMPGFLTVMLLAMNKVEGDNISGVCFVGLYDLDASRYFVLLPLCLCVIVGLSLLLAGIISLNHVRQVIQNDGRNQEKLKKFMIRIGVFSGLYLVPLVMLLGCYIYEQVYRKTWETTWVADHCDEFHIPCPYQVKMLKRPEIILFLMKYLMTLIVGISPVFWIGSKKTCSEWASFFNRNRKRDPISESRRVLQESCEFFLKHNSKAKHKKKHYKSSSHKLKVISKSMGTSTGVTTNHGTSAVAIANHDYLSQETFTEIKSLPETSGREMEADGVPSQKGEKEGCAGSEQSALQTSSGSKVALEQVGKRRKADSAQDMVSLCGSTRRMAQGRTTPKSDVTEGLPLQVSHPRLDAFQPESAKGSVLLLPHLSSDSRKAPESGNSSNA; this comes from the exons AtggacacttttggaattctgtggCCTGATGATCTTAAATGTGACAG TTTGCCAGATTGTGATGACACCGTTCCTGTCACTGCGTCTCCACCCATGAGGACATCTGGCACTCGGAAGGCTCCAGGACAGCCTAGAAGGGACTATGGTTTTTGGTGTCCACGACACCTGCAAACTTCCAGTGGACAAGGGTACAAATTTTTGGGAACCGATCAGTGTGCGCCTCCATGCCCCAATATGTACTTCAATGATCACGAGCTGGATGTTGCCAAAAGCTTCATTGGGATAGTTTCTATTTTTTGCCTTTGTGCCACCCTCTTCACATTCCTGACATTTTTGATAGACGTTAAACGGTTCCGGTATCCAGAGAGGCCAATAATATATTATTCTGTTTGTTGTAGTGTAGTGTCTCTGGTATACTTCCTTGGATTTATTCTAGGTAATCACATGGCCTGCAATAAGGGAGATAAAAAACTACGAATTGGTGAAACTGTTGTTCTTGGTTCTCAGAACAAGGGCTGCACAATTGTTTTTATGGCTTTGTATTTCTTCACAATGGCAGGAACTGTTTGGTGGGTGATTCTCACAGTTACTTGGTTCCTAGCTGCTGGACGAAAATGGAGCTGTGAAGCTATTGAACAAAAAGCAATGTGGTTTCATGCAATTGCCTGGGGCATGCCTGGCTTTCTCACCGTCATGCTTCTTGCCATGAACAAAGTAGAAGGTGACAATATCAGTGGCGTTTGTTTTGTCGGTCTCTATGACCTGGATGCTTCCCGATACTTTGTTCTGCTGCCCCTGTGCCTTTGTGTCATTGTTGGTCTGTCTCTCCTCTTAGCTGGCATCATTTCCCTCAATCATGTACGGCAGGTCATACAAAATGATGGCAGGAATCAAGAAAAACTAAAGAAATTCATGATTAGAATTGGTGTCTTCAGTGGCTTGTATCTCGTACCACTGGTGATGCTCTTAGGATGTTACATCTATGAGCAGGTATACAGAAAGACCTGGGAAACTACATGGGTCGCTGATCACTGTGATGAATTCCATATACCCTGTCCTTATCAG GTGAAAATGCTAAAGAGAccagaaataattttgtttctgatGAAATATCTGATGACCTTAATTGTTGGCATATCTCCAGTATTCTGGATAGGAAGTAAAAAGACCTGTTCCGAATGGGCAAGTTTCTTCAACAGGAATCGGAAGAGAga TCCAATCAGTGAAAGCCGGAGAGTGCTGCAGGAGTCGTGTGAATTTTTCCTGAAGCACAATTCTAAAGCTAAGCATAAGAAGAAGCACTACAAATCCAGCTCCCATAAACTGAAGGTGATCTCCAAGTCCATGGGGACCAGCACAGGTGTTACCACCAATCACGGAACGTCCGCTGTGGCCATCGCAAACCATGATTATTTAAGCCAAGAGACTTTTACTGAAATCAAGAGCCTTCCGGAAACATCTGGGAGAGAAATGGAAGCAGACGGGGTGCCCAGCcaaaaaggggagaaggaaggatgtgCCGGCAGTGAGCAGAGTGCATTGCAGACGTCATCTGGCTCTAAAGTAGCCTTGGAACAGgtgggaaagaggaggaaggcAGACAGTGCACAGGATATGGTCAGCTTATGTGGAAGCACAAGGAGGATGGCTCAAGGAAG GACAACTCCTAAAAGTGACGTTACTGAAGGTCTCCCACTTCAAGTCAGTCATCCACGTCTTGATGCTTTCCAGCCAGAGTCTGCCAAGGGTTCAGTCTTGCTACTGCCTCACTTGTCTTCTGATTCCAGAAAAGCTCCAGAGTCTGGTAACAGTTCAAATGCTTAA